The sequence GCTCTGCCAGGAATGAATGTGAGAACACTGTTTGAAATCTTAGCAAGAGATGGAAATAGAATTGGTATGCAACATTTTTACAGAACCTTTTGAGTCATGATGATAATTTTGTCTCCCAAAGTTATTACTTATGTACGTTTCCGAATCATTTTCATTGGTTAATGTGCATACAGCGATCACATGTTCCCAGGAGTACGTGATGGTGAGATCAATAACGGATTAGCTGAAACCATATAAAATAATTGACTTTTGTGTCAAAATCATTGTAGTGGTTGTTATGGATTGCCAGTGTGTGGATCTGTGTGAGCTACTTGAAGATACAAAGGGGAGACTTTCCTTTTTTCTATGCTGGAAATTTGGTTGCCGAGGGGCGATAGTCGGTAACAAATTGATCTCTCTCAAAAAAAATATACATTTAGAATGCCAAGCAATCACCTATCGCTGTATCCGTAATCAGGGCAGACAATGACACGTGAACACCTCGCTGAATCTATACCTAAACTCTCAGTTGTCATACCGGCCTACAATGAAGATGCTAATATAGCTCAGCTTTATGTAGAGCTTAAGCAGGTCCTGACTGAGATGGACATGTCCTGGGAAATCATCTTTGCCGACGATGGGAGCACAGATAGCAGTTGGGATACAATAACATCTCTCCATGAAAAGGATAAGCGGGTAAAAGGTGTTCGGTTATCCCGTAATTTTGGACATCAGTATGCACTCTTTGCCGGCTTGTCACAAGCGCGTGGGAAAGCTGTTGTTTCAATGGATGCCGACTTACAACATCCTCCTCAGTTGATCCCTGAGCTTGTCAAGAAATGGAGAGAAGGACATCAGATTGTTCACACAGTCCGCATAGATCCCGACGGTATCTCTCTTTTTAAAAAAACAACTTCCAGGCTGTATTACAGAATTTTTTCATTTTGCAGCGGTGTTAGAATCGAGCCGGGAATGGCTGATTTTCGGTTATTAGACCGTGAGGTTTTAGACCGTATACTGCAATTTCGGGAAGCAGGCCTTTTTTTACGTGGCATTGTTCAATGGGTGGGGTATTCAAGTTCCACCGTTACATTTCAATCAGCGACTCGGTTCAGTGGATCCAGTCACTATTCTATAAAAAAAATGCTGAGTTTTGGGTGGGATGGTATCAGTTCTTTTTCCATTATTCCTTTACGGTTTGCAACGCTAATTGGTTTTCTGACGAGTGGCCTCGCATTTTCTGGAATTGTTTATGCATTTTATTCCAAGTTCATCTCTGGCACGGCCATTCCTGGATGGGCTTCTTCAATGGCCATTCTTTCTTTTCTATTGGGCGTTCTCTTTATTCTTATCGGTTTAATAGGAGAATATATCGGGCGCATACTTATTGAGGTCATGCAGAGGCCTCGGTATCTTATCTGGGAGAAAATCGGAACAGACTCTCATTCAACGATTGGCTTGAAGTGTACTGAGCAGTCTGAATTTACGGTTGAACAATGATAGCATTCTTGCCATGGGCCGCCTGATTATTCATGCTGACGATTTTGGATTAACTGAGAAAGTAAACGCAGGAATCCTAAAAGCCCATCTGGAAGGGATTCTTACGTCGACATCAATAATGGCTACCGCTTCAGCGTTTTCAGAGGCTATTAAGATATGCCAGAGAGTGCCGACACTGGATACTGGGGTTCATTTGACCCTTGTGGGGGAGAAGTCGATCCTCAGTCAGGATGTGATAAGAAGTTTAGTCAACAAAGAGGGCAGATTTCATGCTCATGCTATGCAATTTGTTCAAAGATATTATTGCGGGCGGATATCGTTGGATGAGGTGTACCGCGAGCTTGACGCGCAAATTCTAAAAGTTTTGAATACCGGGATCGAGATCAGTCACCTGGACAGTCACCAACATTTGCATATACTACCCCACATCCTAAGTATCACGGTCGAACTGGCAAAAAAATACAAGATTACAGCAATACGATTTCCCTTTGAAAAATTCAGTTTTACAATGCTCAAGGAGCTACCACTGTTGCCAAGGATCATACAGTTGTTGGTTCTTAATACTTTCTGCTATTTAGGACGTAATATGGAAGTTTTGCGAACGGACCGTTTTTTTGGGTTTCTGCATGGTGGCAACTTGACTAAGGATACCTTGTCAAAAATTATTGAAACATTCCCTCAAAATGGAACTTGGGAGTTGATGTGCCATCCTGGAATGGAAGATCCAGAATCATCTTATGGCATATGGGGATACCACTGGCAGGAAGAGCTGGATGCATTGCTCGATTCAGATATTACAAATATTTTGAATCGAAAGGGAATCTCTCTTATATCTTACCGTGACTTGGCTCAGGGGCAGCCAACACCGCAGATTGGATAGTTTGTTGGTACAATAGTACTCAAGCCAACCCAAAACAAGAGTTTGAAAAATGTAAATCTTATAAGGACGATATGAACGCGAATGGAGAACTAAAGAAAATATTTTTCATATCTATGGCTACTGTCCGGCTTGAGCTAATCGTTACCACAGCGGTCTTCGCTGTCTTGTTGTACTTTATTTTTGATTTTATCTCTCAAGAGCGTTTTGTTTATTTTTGGGATTTTGCAAATTATTGGTCTAGGTATAGGGATTTCAACGAGTTGTTTTTTGAATCGCCTTTGAGGGCCTTGGGAAAAGTAATACCTTCGGTAAGGCATGATGAATATAATTTGTTTCCAGTCGCTTTGCTGTTACCCGCTGGGATTACCCTCGGTAATTCTCGAATAAGTTTTGTTGTCGCAAATGCTCTTCTGTTTAATTTCCCCACCATTGTTTTGTTTGCCTACTTTTTTAAATCAAGAATTAGTAAGGAACGTGAATTCAGTACTACCGGCTTGGAATATATTGTAGCCCTATTCTGTATGGCTTTGGCACCACAGCTATGGGTACCTGTTCTTTGTGGTTACTTGGGCACAGGAGGATTGTTTCTGGCTATTGCAGTGTTAATACTTTATAGCAGGAAATCGTTCAGCGATCAAAACTATTGGTCTATCCTCTACATGGCTTTTTTGCTTAGCTTGATGGTGGTTTTCAGGCGGTGGTATGCATACTGGGTTGTCGGATTTCTTGTCAGTATTACAATTGTTAATATACTTTTTCTTGTAAATACGTATCGTATAAATTTTAAAGAGTATATGCCAACCATGGTTAAACTTTTTCTGTTTGGCGGCGCTTCTGCTGGTTTTTTTATATGCTTAGCGACTCCCCAGGCTATAAGAATGCTCACAACTGATTATGGTGATATCTATTCAGGGTATAAATATGCCACATCATTTACGGATACTCTACAAGACCTGAATGCCCATTTTGGCCTTCTCACCCTTGCAAGCGCAGCTTTAGGGTTTCTTTTTTCCTTAAAGAATATCAAACGTAGTCAAACGGCGATTATTCTTTTCCTCCAGTTCTGGCTCAGTTTTATCCTGTTTACCAGAACCCAGGATATGGGATACCATCACTACTATATTTTACTGCCATCACTTCTCTATTTTTCATGCTACTTCTGGATGGTCTTGTTGACGATTGTCAGTGGGAAATTAGCAAGCTCACTGGCCTTCGTCATATTGTTTTGTCTTCTCCTATTGAATTTTACCATTGTTTTTGTTCCCCCTGTTGCCGATGTTCTGCCAAAGTTTGATTCTGCGTTTTCTCAGTTGAGACACTATCCGATGAAACGTCATGATATTGGAGAAATACATAACATATTAGAATACTTCGATGAGCAGGAATTAAGTGAAGTCGACAAGGTGTATGTTCTTGCAAGTGGTCTCATTCTCAACGACGATATTCTGAGAAAGGGATGTGAAGCTGAAAATGGGAAGTATGCAATCTGTGATTGTTTTGCAACGACTGCCCACGTGGATAAAAGAGACGGGTTGCCTGTGGAGCTTTTTCAATCAAAGTATATTGTTACAACTGAGCCAGCTCAATTTCACCTGGACCCAAAAGACCAACAGGTAATAGGCATAGTAAGGGATATGGTCGTTCATCAGGAGGGGTTCGGAAAAAATTATCGAAAACTGAAGATCGAATTCACTCTTGATGAAAATGTTGATGTTTTAATATATCAAAAGATTGGTGAGAAATTTTCTGAAGATGATTTGCAAGATATTTCGGATAGATTTGTGAGATTATATCCTGCTCACAGTGGAAAATTTTTATTTCCTTCAGATATATTTGACCAACTTACTGATTAAAGGATGTTGGTATTCAAAATCAAGTTGATTGGTAATGGTGTTTTGAGGAGCCACTAAAAAAATGAAATGGCCGTCTCTACTTGAGCATGTCATTGGTTCGAGTGAGAAAAAAAGTATATGAGAATACAGCATCTTGAGTATTTCAGGGCTATTTCAATATTATTTATCGTCGCTGGCCATTCTTTTCATCCCTGGCCTATTGATACGATACCAGAAAAAATTCTAGCTAATGTGGTTTCCGGGGGATCGGCTTTATTCGTCTTTCTTTCTGGATTCTTTTTTCACCATGTTTTCTATCCAGATTTTCACTATAGAAACTTTTTAATAAAAAAAATTAAAAACGTATTACTCCCCTACATAGTATTGACTGTTGTCGCTTTTGTTTTATTTGTTGTTTACCTGGATGTGCCAAGGAGGTTTCTTGCTCAAGATTTTGTTACGGTATCTGATGGCTTTGAGCTACTGTTTCAATATCTCATTACCGGCAGAATACTGACGGCTTATTGGTATGTTCCATTTATAATGCTAGTTTTTGCACTGTCACCAATATTTGTTCTGTATATAAATCTATCGAAACAAAAACAAATTTGCATTTTTTCCGTACTGCTCTTACTCTCAATGGTTGTCCATAGACCTTCATATGGACTGTCCCCGACCCACTCAGTTGTCTATTTTTTACCCATATACCTTTTAGGCATAACGTCTTCAGTTAATTATAAATATATTTTGCAATTCATCCACAATAAATGTTTGTTTTTTGGTTCTTTGACAATTGCATTATCAGTAATTCAAGTTGTTTTTTATGGTACATATGGGGATTTCTCTAAGGGAACAATGCTCTCGTACAATGGCCTGGACGTAGTGATACTTCAAAAGATATGTATGATCTTTTTTATGCTTTCAGTGCTGCAAAAAATTGATAGTAAGGAAATAGCAGTTTTGAGCTATATCGCATCCATCAGTTTTTCTATATATTTTATCCATCCTTTTATTCTTCATCTTCTGTCTTATTTTTTGGTGGAAGAGTATGTCAGAACCTTTATTCCTGGTGGTGTTGTCTGTTTTGTTAAAATACTATTTGTTATCTCTGTGAGTATTCTTTTTTCTTTTTTGTTCAAAGCCATATTAGGTAATAAGAGCAGGTATATTGTAGGCAGTTAGGTTGGGACTTTCTGAATTTATGTGTGAAAATATGGCTTTATTGATATGTCAATCAGTACGGTTCCCCTATGAATCGTTCACCATGTCATGTCAGTAGGAATTCATAAAAAAATGAAAATGTATCCCACAAACACATCCCTGGTAGCAGGTTTTCATCTTTCTCTTATTATTGTTTTATATGGTCTTGCATTTGTGGTTGTTTTTGAGCGGCCCTTAGATGTTCAACAGTGGCAATGGGCTGATGATGCGTTGTTTTATGATAATGCCAGGGCTATTATTAGTAATTTCGGTGAAGATTTCTGGTTAGGACCTTTCACTGAAGTGCTGCTTGCGAAAGCTCCATTTTTTTCTATATTTGTCGCATTATCAATAAGTAGCGGAATCCCACTTCGAGTATTGGAATTTTTGTTGTACGTGCCGTTACCATTCTTGTTTTTGTTTGCTCTTCGTCCTCTTCAACTGCCTAAGTTTTTCCTCCTGTCTATCAGTATCGTGTGTTTACTGTTTATTCCTGCTGCTGGTTTGCAACTGAGGCTTGTCCGTACTACTGTATTTGGTGCGATAGTGCTGTATACGCTAATTTTTATGACAGCCCTTATAGTTTATGTGGCGATGCGACAAAAAAGAATCTGGATTTGGGCTTTTTTGACGGGGGCAGGTATAGGTTGTGCTGCAATGACCCGTGAAGAAGGAATCTGGCTTTTTTTTCCTGCATTAATTGCAATGACAGCAGTTTTTCTTTTCTCCAGGAAACAAAAAAGAGTTATTGAAGTGATTGTACTTACACTTCTTTTAGTGGTTGGGTATCAGGTACCATTGGCTACTTTTTCTTTATTAAATTACCATTCATATGGTGTGTTTTCCCCTTCTTTAAGGCAGAATCAGTCATATAAAAAATTGTACTCCACTTTAACGTCGATTGAGCCGGCTGAAAGGTCTAAGTATGTACCCTTTGCTGCAAAGGCAAGACAAAGTACATATGAAATATCACCGTATTTCAGACAATTAAAACCATTTGTCGAGGGGGCGGCTGTGGACGATCTGGCAACTAATGCTGAGCATCACAGGATAAGTGGCTGGGGGGAAAAACTGAATACGCGAGAGTTTTTTGTTTCGACGTTTGATTGGGCCTTGGCAAGAGCAATTTTTCTCAGTGGGAGAACAACCGCCCGTGACTTTTTAGATTTCTGCGACAAGGCTACAGAGGAGATTCAATCTGCTATCCACTCGGGTGAACTCGTGGCTGGTAGTACAGGCCTGGGACTGTTACCTTCTTTGTCTGAAGGTGAAGTTTCTCAGGTCTTGTATGCTACCTACAGGTCAATACAGCTGCTGTTCTGGCCACAAGGAATTGTCCGAAAAAATAATCTCAGCACCAATCCAAATCCTGGAGTTGCTTCAAATTGGCATTCGTCACTCGGCACTTGGGCAGCTGATTCTCATGTCCTCGGCGAGCGTTTTTCAGATATTGTGTTTAATCGTTTTGTGGTCAATCTTTTTAAAGTGAGCTATGGAATAACCTTTGTACTCGGAATAATTGCTCTTGTATTTTTACTTCGCAAAGAGAAACGGCAAGGGGTGATACTTTTAGCAGTAATGACAGCTTCTGCAGGAGGAGTGATTGCTTTTAGTGTTGTTATGGGAGTTATGGATACTATTGCCTGGTCTATATTAGAACAGGTTGGGAGTTACAATATTATAGGACAATTCCCACTACATTTTTTATTCTTGATTTCAGTTGTTGCCATCCTGCATTGTTTTGAGGTTTTTCGATCAGAAAAGCTTGTTACAGAGAAGGAAATATCTGTTTAGAAAGAGTTATTGTTTCTGCATACACCCACTGCCACTTTTGGCAGTCTGGGCGTTCCCCAGTGAGTTGTTTTATGATTCTTCGGATCAGAATATGAGATGAAAAACATTGGCAATATTCACGATTAAAAAAATCACCTTCCAGGGTGAAAGTGGATAATATAAAGGATTTTTGATGTCTTTAAGTGATCTAGCAGTGATTGTAAATGATGTATCCAAGTGCTATCAAATTTATGAGCAGCCGGCTGATCGTCTGAAACAGATGCTGTTTCCCCCCTTGTATCAACACGTATTAAGAAAAGTATCTAAACAATATTTTTCAGAGTATTGGGCTTTGAAAAATGTCTCGTTTACTGTGGAGAAGGGTCAATCTGTAGGTATTGTGGGGAAGAATGGTGCGGGCAAGTCCACATTGTTACAGATTATATGCGGGGTTTTGTTTCCTACCTTTGGCGGTGTTCAACTGAATGGCAGGATAGCAGCTCTTTTGGAACTCGGAACCGGTTTTAATCCTGAGTTCACAGGTGTTGAAAATATCTATCTTTATGGTGCTATACTTGGTCTGGATAGAAATGAAATGGCTGACCGATTTGATAGGATTGCTGCATTTGCAGATATTGGTAATTATATCAACCAACCCATTAAAACATTTTCCAGTGGTATGGTTGTGCGGCTCGCGTTTGCGGTAATTGCCCATGTAGATGCCGATATACTTGTTATTGATGAAGCTTTGGCTGTTGGGGATGCATTCTTTCAACAAAAATGTATCCGGTTTCTTCGTTGCCATAAGGAAAAGGGTGGAACGAGTTTATTTGTAACCCACGATACATCCTCAGTAGTTACCTTATGTGACAAGGCACTACTTCTTTTTCCGGGGAGTAGCAGAACTCCAATTTTTGGTGAGTCTGAAGATGTATGTAAACTCTATCTTGAAGATCTGTATAGTGATCCAGAGCGAGAGAGAATCCTGCTACACCCTGATAAGTTTCAACGTAATTCCCAGGAAAAATCCCATACAAAAAAAACACTTTATGGTGATTTGACATCTTTTGATTCTATCTATGCAGTCTCCACCTTTAAGCATGGGGCAGAAGATTTTGGAAAAGGTGGGGCGGTAAT comes from Desulfocapsa sulfexigens DSM 10523 and encodes:
- a CDS encoding glycosyltransferase family 2 protein, coding for MTREHLAESIPKLSVVIPAYNEDANIAQLYVELKQVLTEMDMSWEIIFADDGSTDSSWDTITSLHEKDKRVKGVRLSRNFGHQYALFAGLSQARGKAVVSMDADLQHPPQLIPELVKKWREGHQIVHTVRIDPDGISLFKKTTSRLYYRIFSFCSGVRIEPGMADFRLLDREVLDRILQFREAGLFLRGIVQWVGYSSSTVTFQSATRFSGSSHYSIKKMLSFGWDGISSFSIIPLRFATLIGFLTSGLAFSGIVYAFYSKFISGTAIPGWASSMAILSFLLGVLFILIGLIGEYIGRILIEVMQRPRYLIWEKIGTDSHSTIGLKCTEQSEFTVEQ
- a CDS encoding ChbG/HpnK family deacetylase, whose amino-acid sequence is MGRLIIHADDFGLTEKVNAGILKAHLEGILTSTSIMATASAFSEAIKICQRVPTLDTGVHLTLVGEKSILSQDVIRSLVNKEGRFHAHAMQFVQRYYCGRISLDEVYRELDAQILKVLNTGIEISHLDSHQHLHILPHILSITVELAKKYKITAIRFPFEKFSFTMLKELPLLPRIIQLLVLNTFCYLGRNMEVLRTDRFFGFLHGGNLTKDTLSKIIETFPQNGTWELMCHPGMEDPESSYGIWGYHWQEELDALLDSDITNILNRKGISLISYRDLAQGQPTPQIG
- a CDS encoding acyltransferase family protein, which encodes MRIQHLEYFRAISILFIVAGHSFHPWPIDTIPEKILANVVSGGSALFVFLSGFFFHHVFYPDFHYRNFLIKKIKNVLLPYIVLTVVAFVLFVVYLDVPRRFLAQDFVTVSDGFELLFQYLITGRILTAYWYVPFIMLVFALSPIFVLYINLSKQKQICIFSVLLLLSMVVHRPSYGLSPTHSVVYFLPIYLLGITSSVNYKYILQFIHNKCLFFGSLTIALSVIQVVFYGTYGDFSKGTMLSYNGLDVVILQKICMIFFMLSVLQKIDSKEIAVLSYIASISFSIYFIHPFILHLLSYFLVEEYVRTFIPGGVVCFVKILFVISVSILFSFLFKAILGNKSRYIVGS
- a CDS encoding ABC transporter ATP-binding protein gives rise to the protein MSLSDLAVIVNDVSKCYQIYEQPADRLKQMLFPPLYQHVLRKVSKQYFSEYWALKNVSFTVEKGQSVGIVGKNGAGKSTLLQIICGVLFPTFGGVQLNGRIAALLELGTGFNPEFTGVENIYLYGAILGLDRNEMADRFDRIAAFADIGNYINQPIKTFSSGMVVRLAFAVIAHVDADILVIDEALAVGDAFFQQKCIRFLRCHKEKGGTSLFVTHDTSSVVTLCDKALLLFPGSSRTPIFGESEDVCKLYLEDLYSDPERERILLHPDKFQRNSQEKSHTKKTLYGDLTSFDSIYAVSTFKHGAEDFGKGGAVIIDAGFFDDDGHRLSMIKGEDTVSFIIKAKIYRHIIWPAFGFMLKNSLGEYLFTEGTDQHFRSHKLVFDENDIVVATFSFTMPHLFRGQYMINVALAEGIGDEHIQHHWIHDAVQIDVLSSRLMHGHSGMNNVKMSIEIQSDSFKGTI